A single window of Microscilla marina ATCC 23134 DNA harbors:
- a CDS encoding class I SAM-dependent methyltransferase, with amino-acid sequence MKVAEIKSNLEIIWMNFDQYKDQIYALRKAVFVDGQGLEDYLMQSPYDTQGLHLGAFHNNKLVSSLSAYIFPPQGKIFEEFELPAAKRRIVQFSRRVELPEYRGSRLAEFLASIAWKKIFETIHPEYFVVGLSDTHSRLRLYYKTFGFSSYKTVETTHGQRHVLLAKGEDVLKSAYIRVKKYVQSLTLRYEIPPPSLLRFLEEINHMDYLILGELKKENLYIDSLLFKDELPRLIAQARLLYLIQEPVFSKIKHLPSPPGTFLDIGCGPGVYLSAIAQNEHFKGYDFVGMDISKDMITYSSLSYPNIRWIQGNAYDTGFADNSVSVVHAGFLFIHLSNPELALMEIYRILKPGGALYVMDVNDSTFAGPKLIKRMVQKHKDIYEGNRDILNDLPTLAQNQHLKLVQEHSITAKNTGQENEVKVQENVTELGRMYMWAMYVFIAQREEVVEYYQKAEEHYFKNPCQISVQVQTQIYKKEE; translated from the coding sequence ATGAAAGTAGCTGAGATAAAATCAAACCTTGAAATTATTTGGATGAACTTTGACCAGTACAAAGATCAAATTTATGCTTTAAGAAAAGCAGTATTTGTCGATGGTCAAGGATTAGAAGATTACCTTATGCAGTCGCCCTATGACACTCAAGGGCTCCACCTTGGCGCTTTTCATAATAATAAGCTGGTTTCTTCGCTCTCGGCATATATTTTTCCCCCACAGGGTAAAATTTTCGAAGAATTTGAATTGCCTGCTGCCAAAAGACGCATTGTTCAGTTTTCGCGCCGGGTTGAACTCCCAGAATACCGAGGTTCTCGTTTGGCCGAATTTCTGGCATCTATTGCCTGGAAAAAAATTTTTGAAACCATTCACCCCGAATATTTTGTCGTAGGCTTAAGCGATACACATAGCAGGCTTCGTCTCTATTATAAAACATTTGGCTTTAGTTCTTACAAAACTGTAGAAACTACACATGGTCAGCGTCATGTATTGCTGGCCAAGGGAGAAGATGTGTTGAAATCAGCTTATATAAGGGTAAAGAAGTATGTACAATCATTGACACTAAGGTACGAGATACCTCCTCCTTCTTTGTTGCGTTTTCTTGAAGAAATCAATCACATGGATTACTTGATTTTGGGGGAGTTAAAAAAAGAAAACCTTTATATCGATTCTTTATTATTTAAAGATGAGCTACCGAGGCTTATAGCACAAGCTCGTTTGCTTTACCTCATTCAAGAGCCTGTGTTTAGCAAAATAAAACATTTACCATCGCCACCTGGAACATTTCTGGACATAGGGTGTGGTCCAGGGGTTTACTTGTCTGCCATTGCCCAAAACGAGCATTTCAAAGGATATGACTTTGTAGGGATGGATATATCAAAAGATATGATTACTTACTCATCGTTATCATACCCTAATATTCGCTGGATACAAGGCAACGCTTATGACACAGGGTTTGCAGACAATAGTGTAAGTGTAGTACATGCTGGTTTTTTATTTATTCATTTAAGTAATCCAGAGTTGGCATTAATGGAAATATATCGGATATTGAAACCTGGGGGTGCTTTGTATGTGATGGATGTAAACGACTCTACTTTTGCAGGACCCAAACTGATCAAGCGAATGGTTCAAAAACACAAGGATATTTATGAAGGTAACCGGGATATTTTGAATGATTTACCTACGTTGGCTCAAAACCAACACCTTAAGCTTGTGCAAGAGCATTCTATTACTGCTAAAAATACAGGACAAGAAAACGAGGTAAAGGTACAAGAAAATGTCACAGAATTGGGACGCATGTATATGTGGGCTATGTATGTGTTCATTGCTCAACGCGAAGAAGTAGTGGAGTATTACCAAAAAGCTGAAGAACATTATTTTAAAAACCCTTGTCAAATAAGCGTACAAGTACAAACCCAAATTTATAAAAAGGAAGAATAG
- a CDS encoding isocitrate dehydrogenase kinase/phosphatase AceK regulatory subunit, translating to MKYTTTQQIVNIIFEGFEKYFEGFRQITRSVEGDFKQENYQKIQGVASQRQGLYNQTLQSVLDQILNIRPTLENNQSDWAYLKQEYSVTVQNHSAGDIAETFFNSIYGRLYNYRHLNNEYLFVSKSYYKHRVTKGGVSAIYHTYQINDNHLFETIHQLLLDFNFDYENLDRDVGLITATLQQRVSPRFLKSHTITIEVLKSVFYRNKRGYIIGKLQVQGILMPFVLPILSVERKVIIETLITNPNSLSIVFSFAHSCFLADTPAPSLLIEFLQVLLPSKLTAELYSSIGFDNHCKTVLIRQLNAHIKKAPDEMVLWQNQTSTSMTTFTLPSFNMVFRVLHDQTSTSDKEAAIKDKYRTLSQKNRVGRMTQALEFYNFIFPKEIMSTQVLEHLCTQAPSQVKITGNNQISIAYLLVERRMVSLDLFLKKANVMARKLVMQDYGLAIKQLALANILPANLSLNCFGVSQHSRVICYNYEQLGWLSDVQPEGIHRLTQQIQAILKNDPELKEVLTEKHPGLLDKEYWKQLQSRVKSGEIADVPPYEKGLPIDNKTDMYSF from the coding sequence ATGAAATATACAACCACACAACAAATAGTTAACATCATATTTGAGGGATTTGAAAAGTATTTTGAAGGCTTTAGACAAATCACACGATCTGTAGAAGGTGATTTTAAGCAAGAAAACTATCAAAAAATTCAAGGTGTTGCTTCTCAAAGACAAGGTTTGTACAACCAAACCTTACAATCTGTGTTAGACCAGATATTAAACATCCGTCCAACGTTAGAAAATAACCAAAGTGACTGGGCTTATCTTAAGCAAGAGTACTCAGTCACAGTTCAGAACCACTCGGCAGGCGACATAGCCGAAACTTTTTTTAACTCTATATACGGCCGTTTGTACAATTATCGTCACTTGAACAATGAATACTTATTTGTTAGCAAAAGTTATTACAAGCACCGCGTGACTAAAGGTGGAGTATCTGCTATTTATCATACCTATCAAATAAATGATAACCACCTGTTTGAAACTATTCATCAACTTCTACTGGATTTTAACTTTGACTATGAAAACCTTGACCGGGATGTAGGTTTGATTACAGCCACATTGCAACAAAGGGTTTCGCCTCGTTTTTTAAAGTCTCATACCATTACTATAGAAGTTCTTAAGTCGGTATTTTACCGTAATAAAAGGGGGTATATTATAGGCAAACTTCAGGTACAAGGTATTTTAATGCCTTTTGTATTGCCCATACTGAGTGTAGAGAGAAAAGTAATTATCGAAACTTTGATCACCAACCCCAATAGCTTAAGTATTGTGTTTAGTTTTGCACACTCTTGCTTTTTGGCTGACACTCCTGCCCCTTCTTTATTGATTGAGTTTTTGCAAGTGCTACTGCCCTCTAAGCTCACCGCTGAACTGTATAGTTCCATAGGTTTTGACAACCATTGTAAGACAGTTTTAATCCGTCAGTTAAATGCACATATCAAAAAAGCACCCGATGAAATGGTGCTTTGGCAAAACCAAACGAGTACCTCTATGACTACTTTTACCTTGCCCTCTTTTAATATGGTATTCAGGGTGTTACACGATCAAACAAGCACTTCTGACAAAGAAGCAGCTATAAAAGATAAATACCGGACACTTTCTCAAAAAAATCGGGTAGGGCGAATGACTCAGGCACTGGAGTTTTACAATTTTATATTTCCTAAAGAAATTATGTCCACTCAGGTTTTAGAGCACCTTTGCACACAGGCTCCTTCTCAGGTAAAAATAACCGGAAACAACCAAATATCAATTGCCTACCTATTGGTCGAAAGACGAATGGTGTCACTGGATCTTTTCTTGAAAAAAGCCAATGTAATGGCGCGCAAACTAGTGATGCAAGACTACGGTTTGGCAATTAAACAACTCGCCTTGGCAAATATCTTACCTGCCAATTTATCGCTCAACTGTTTTGGAGTATCGCAACATAGCCGGGTAATATGCTATAACTATGAGCAATTGGGGTGGTTGAGCGATGTCCAACCTGAAGGTATACACCGCCTTACCCAACAAATACAAGCAATATTGAAGAATGATCCAGAACTTAAGGAAGTATTGACAGAGAAACACCCTGGTTTATTAGACAAAGAATATTGGAAGCAATTACAAAGTAGAGTAAAGTCAGGAGAAATAGCAGATGTGCCTCCTTATGAAAAAGGGTTACCAATTGATAATAAAACAGATATGTATAGTTTTTAG
- a CDS encoding helix-turn-helix domain-containing protein, which translates to MLSIWGVDVIYKIYWLLQPFQEQQLYLSSPAFSLYTQIFKITGYAMAITICLISWQQLNSYTQQNMRYPVWVKQLVKILLCLHIIWIMNDILKAVYPPNVLSVNMSIISATYILITLCWIGLSTLKNTFVIERKAEVIHPKTTEAYKALETFMEKHKAYKKNDLTLKWLSQELGIRYKTLTQAIREQEYKNFYTYINHLRLQEFKRLLTLEESKKLSLEGLAKQAGFGSKTTFYAFFKQEEGTTPKKYQRQMLLQRRAA; encoded by the coding sequence ATGCTTAGCATTTGGGGAGTTGATGTTATTTATAAAATATACTGGTTGCTGCAGCCTTTTCAAGAACAACAACTTTACCTCAGTTCACCTGCCTTTAGCTTGTACACTCAAATATTTAAAATAACAGGCTACGCAATGGCTATTACTATTTGCCTTATTTCCTGGCAACAACTCAACAGCTACACCCAACAGAACATGCGCTACCCTGTATGGGTTAAGCAACTTGTGAAAATTTTACTATGCTTACATATCATTTGGATCATGAATGATATATTAAAAGCAGTATATCCACCAAATGTCTTATCGGTTAACATGTCTATTATTTCTGCCACCTATATACTTATTACCTTGTGCTGGATAGGTCTTAGTACTCTAAAAAACACGTTTGTAATTGAAAGAAAAGCTGAAGTTATTCACCCAAAAACTACGGAGGCATACAAAGCGTTAGAAACGTTTATGGAAAAGCACAAAGCTTATAAAAAAAACGATCTTACGCTAAAGTGGCTTTCTCAAGAATTAGGAATCAGGTACAAAACTTTGACTCAAGCTATCAGAGAACAAGAATACAAAAACTTTTATACTTATATCAATCATTTAAGACTACAGGAGTTTAAGCGGTTACTGACTTTGGAAGAAAGCAAAAAGCTAAGTCTGGAAGGTTTGGCAAAACAGGCAGGGTTTGGTTCCAAAACAACTTTTTATGCTTTTTTTAAGCAAGAAGAAGGTACCACACCTAAAAAATACCAACGCCAAATGCTCTTGCAAAGAAGAGCGGCCTAA